The following proteins are co-located in the Candidatus Poribacteria bacterium genome:
- a CDS encoding type II toxin-antitoxin system HicB family antitoxin, whose amino-acid sequence METQKYIYWQDENMFLGYLEAYPDYWTQGETLAVLEENLLDLYTELTSGAIPCVRKVAELQIA is encoded by the coding sequence ATGGAAACGCAGAAGTACATTTACTGGCAGGATGAAAACATGTTCCTGGGTTACCTTGAGGCATACCCCGATTATTGGACGCAAGGGGAAACATTAGCAGTGCTTGAGGAAAACCTTCTTGACCTCTATACTGAACTCACGAGCGGCGCTATTCCATGTGTCCGAAAGGTTGCAGAGTTACAGATTGCATGA
- a CDS encoding type II toxin-antitoxin system HicA family toxin, with translation MKRRDLIRELKKMGCVLIRHGAKHDWYQNPDTRVSQPVPRHREIKDSLAKHILKMLKN, from the coding sequence ATGAAAAGACGAGACCTAATTCGTGAGTTGAAGAAGATGGGATGTGTACTCATTCGTCATGGCGCGAAACATGATTGGTATCAGAATCCAGATACGCGCGTTTCTCAGCCAGTTCCGCGCCATAGAGAAATTAAAGATTCTTTGGCGAAGCATATCCTCAAGATGCTTAAGAATTAA
- a CDS encoding sugar phosphate isomerase/epimerase, which translates to MFKLGVIGDEVSQDFATVVNFVKDFNLHSIEIRSVWDKLPHELTEADIEKMKRLLDDTDIEIIGVASPFFKCDMDNAEERKEHLDILKGCIRTAKAFDTNLIRTFVFWDTGETEERWDDIIAAYDEPRRMIDGEGIVLGMENESTTSLSTAKLTAEFIEQIDSPNIRGIWDPANEAHAKGGETPYPDAYNQMKPTMIHAHLKDAAPNPDTGEMESVPVGDGVIDWQGQLQAFIDDGYEGHLCLETHWRPSLKIDDAILNKPGGQAFSEAGEEASRICIEKLLPMIENLKQ; encoded by the coding sequence ATGTTTAAACTTGGCGTTATCGGCGACGAAGTTTCACAGGACTTCGCCACCGTTGTCAATTTTGTGAAAGATTTCAACTTACACTCGATCGAAATTCGTTCCGTCTGGGATAAGCTTCCACACGAACTTACTGAAGCCGACATCGAGAAAATGAAACGCCTACTTGATGACACCGACATTGAGATTATCGGCGTTGCCTCCCCTTTTTTTAAATGCGATATGGACAACGCTGAAGAGCGGAAAGAGCACCTTGATATACTGAAAGGATGCATCCGCACAGCAAAGGCGTTTGATACCAACCTCATCCGTACCTTCGTCTTCTGGGATACCGGTGAGACCGAGGAACGTTGGGACGACATTATCGCTGCCTACGATGAACCGCGCCGGATGATAGATGGCGAAGGCATCGTACTCGGCATGGAAAACGAATCCACCACCTCGCTCAGTACTGCCAAGCTCACAGCGGAATTTATTGAGCAGATTGATTCTCCGAATATCCGTGGTATCTGGGATCCTGCCAACGAAGCGCATGCCAAGGGCGGTGAGACGCCATACCCCGATGCGTACAATCAGATGAAACCGACAATGATCCATGCGCATCTCAAGGACGCGGCACCAAACCCCGATACCGGCGAAATGGAATCCGTTCCTGTCGGCGACGGTGTAATCGACTGGCAAGGGCAGCTGCAAGCCTTTATTGATGACGGATATGAAGGACACCTCTGCCTTGAAACGCACTGGCGACCCTCGCTCAAAATCGACGATGCTATTCTCAATAAACCGGGCGGACAGGCGTTTTCTGAAGCCGGTGAAGAAGCCTCGCGTATCTGTATCGAAAAATTGCTGCCGATGATCGAAAACCTAAAGCAGTAG
- a CDS encoding mandelate racemase/muconate lactonizing enzyme family protein: MKIKSVRTALYDIPPQVERVDAIQTFVSMEFPFIEIEDADGVVGTGFSYTIGKGGEAIKQTMDAYLTPILLEEDAANIDRIWNRMWMETHWVGRGGIVGLGMAAVDIALWDLMAKRAELPLYQLLGGARAAVPVYNTDGGWLHLSEDELVRQSVAFVAQGFKGIKIKVGRDSLHEDVARIFAVRKAIGQEPYLMIDANMKWNAREAIQLACRVEGADLFWFEEPIEADDVDSHVTLREKTTIPIAIGETIYNKYVFKEYIAQGAADILQPDAVRVGGISEWMKVAHTAECFGLSVSPHFLMDLHVHLSAAVPHSLFVEYIPSLDPVLDDTLTLKDGHFSPPERPGHGILFNKQKLAAYQIQ, translated from the coding sequence ATGAAAATTAAATCAGTTCGTACAGCTTTATACGACATCCCGCCTCAAGTTGAACGCGTTGATGCTATTCAAACCTTTGTCTCTATGGAGTTCCCTTTCATTGAAATTGAAGATGCAGATGGTGTTGTTGGCACCGGGTTCTCTTACACGATCGGTAAAGGTGGCGAGGCAATCAAACAGACTATGGATGCCTATCTCACGCCTATTCTCCTTGAAGAGGATGCCGCCAACATTGACCGGATTTGGAATCGGATGTGGATGGAGACACACTGGGTCGGCAGAGGCGGTATCGTCGGTTTAGGCATGGCAGCGGTAGACATCGCGCTCTGGGACCTCATGGCAAAGCGCGCCGAGTTGCCGCTTTACCAACTCCTTGGTGGCGCGAGAGCTGCTGTTCCCGTCTACAACACAGACGGCGGTTGGCTCCATCTCTCCGAAGACGAACTCGTCAGGCAGTCCGTGGCATTTGTGGCGCAAGGCTTCAAAGGTATCAAGATTAAAGTCGGGCGCGACAGTCTCCACGAAGACGTGGCACGCATCTTCGCTGTCAGGAAAGCGATTGGGCAAGAACCCTATCTTATGATTGATGCCAACATGAAGTGGAACGCGCGTGAAGCCATTCAACTGGCGTGTCGCGTCGAAGGGGCAGACCTTTTCTGGTTTGAGGAACCCATTGAGGCAGATGACGTAGATAGCCATGTGACGTTGCGCGAGAAAACTACGATTCCGATCGCTATCGGCGAGACGATTTACAATAAATATGTCTTTAAGGAGTATATCGCACAAGGCGCAGCGGACATTCTACAACCCGATGCTGTGCGCGTCGGTGGTATCTCTGAATGGATGAAGGTCGCACACACCGCGGAATGTTTTGGACTCTCTGTTTCCCCACATTTCCTAATGGATTTGCATGTGCATCTCTCTGCCGCAGTACCACACTCGCTTTTTGTGGAATATATTCCTTCGCTTGATCCGGTACTTGACGATACTTTGACGCTTAAGGATGGTCACTTTTCACCGCCTGAACGTCCAGGGCACGGCATTCTGTTCAATAAGCAAAAACTCGCGGCATATCAAATTCAGTAG
- a CDS encoding SDR family NAD(P)-dependent oxidoreductase → MKLENRIAIITGGGRGIGRSTALAFAREGADIVLAARTDTEISAVAEEVTQLGRRALAITTDIQLKADVDAMVAQTLDTFGKVDILVNNAGVAIHNPIPKIREEDWDLTMAVNLKGVFLGTQAVFSHMCERKYGHIVNVSSVSGKFGHVNGGAYCASKFAVIGFTETTNNEGRAHGVKASVVCPGPVDTKMRRDNHPDDVIAHLTLPEDVADLILFLVTQPPRAHTLETIIRTPLM, encoded by the coding sequence GTGAAACTTGAAAACCGTATCGCGATTATCACAGGTGGCGGACGCGGCATTGGTCGCTCAACTGCTCTCGCATTTGCCAGAGAAGGCGCAGACATCGTTCTTGCCGCACGGACTGACACGGAGATATCTGCTGTCGCCGAAGAGGTGACACAACTCGGCAGACGCGCACTCGCCATCACAACCGACATTCAGTTGAAAGCCGATGTTGATGCCATGGTTGCACAAACGCTTGACACCTTCGGCAAGGTGGACATCCTCGTTAATAACGCGGGTGTAGCAATCCACAACCCGATTCCGAAGATTCGAGAAGAGGATTGGGATTTGACAATGGCTGTCAACCTCAAAGGCGTATTTCTCGGCACACAAGCCGTCTTCAGCCACATGTGCGAGCGGAAGTATGGACATATCGTTAATGTCTCCTCGGTTTCCGGTAAATTTGGACACGTCAACGGCGGGGCGTATTGCGCCTCCAAATTCGCCGTTATCGGTTTCACCGAGACAACAAACAACGAGGGAAGAGCGCACGGCGTGAAAGCCTCGGTTGTCTGTCCGGGACCAGTCGATACCAAGATGCGTCGCGATAACCATCCTGACGATGTGATTGCGCATCTGACGCTTCCAGAAGATGTCGCGGATCTGATTCTGTTCCTTGTAACGCAGCCACCCCGCGCACATACACTTGAAACCATTATCCGAACACCTTTGATGTGA
- a CDS encoding TatD family hydrolase has translation MFIDSHAHIQLSQFNRDRDAVLKRSQEAAVSNILVIGFDMETSLGAVALAEKHPHIYATVGMHPHDAKDLTPDVLKTFRELAAHPKVIALGEMGLDYYRNLSPRPVQKAAFEEQLDLAEELQMPIVIHNRDAYMDILPILEARQGKIRGVLHCFTGDVALMHRSLAIGFHIGIGGIVTYPNAKDIQAVAQEVPEDRLLIETDCPWLAPQFRRGKRNEPAYVRAVAEKIANLRNTSIEAIGEITTKNFQNLLAC, from the coding sequence ATGTTTATTGACTCACACGCACATATTCAGCTCTCCCAATTCAATCGCGATCGAGACGCGGTGCTGAAACGCTCCCAAGAAGCCGCGGTTTCCAATATCTTGGTTATCGGTTTTGATATGGAGACCAGTCTCGGCGCAGTGGCATTAGCGGAGAAACATCCACACATTTATGCCACTGTCGGGATGCATCCGCACGATGCAAAGGATCTGACCCCGGATGTGCTAAAAACCTTTCGTGAACTCGCTGCACACCCGAAGGTGATTGCGCTTGGCGAAATGGGATTGGATTATTACCGCAACCTTTCACCGCGCCCGGTACAAAAAGCGGCGTTTGAGGAACAATTGGACCTCGCTGAAGAGTTGCAGATGCCTATTGTTATCCACAACCGCGATGCTTACATGGATATCCTACCTATCTTAGAGGCGCGGCAAGGGAAAATCCGAGGCGTGCTGCACTGCTTTACTGGTGATGTGGCGTTGATGCATAGAAGTCTTGCGATCGGATTCCATATCGGTATCGGTGGAATTGTGACCTATCCAAATGCCAAAGATATCCAAGCCGTCGCGCAGGAAGTACCTGAAGATCGATTGTTGATAGAAACCGATTGTCCATGGCTCGCGCCACAGTTCCGACGCGGCAAGCGAAATGAACCGGCTTATGTCCGCGCTGTAGCGGAAAAAATCGCGAATCTTCGTAATACTTCCATAGAAGCAATCGGCGAGATAACGACGAAAAATTTTCAGAATCTCCTTGCATGTTAG
- the gguB gene encoding sugar ABC transporter permease gives MKRLNLRMYAMVLALFCVWVIFTLLTSGTFLSTRNLSNLSRQAAVTAILAVGMTLVIVSANIDLSVGYGAGLLGAIAAIVHVWWGQPILVTLFIVICIGILMGLMQGYLVAYQRIPAFIVTLGGFLAYRGLMLAFTKGETILLPDNWLKAIGNAYLSPMLGWALMVVGLSISGYRFYRQRVGRLQYGNPEQASLLMFLLKVVGMSALIIAFITVMNAHKGVPFPVCILFGLAFVFHFIASHTRFGRYVYAVGGNAEAAYLSGVNVRGITLRVFATMGALMAIAGVVMTARVGSASPEAGRLLELDAIAACVIGGASLMGGRGSIFGAVLGAFVMESLNNGMSMANMDASWQDIIKGVVLVAAVGFDMASRRR, from the coding sequence ATGAAGCGTCTTAATCTCCGTATGTATGCGATGGTGCTTGCGCTCTTCTGTGTCTGGGTGATTTTCACACTGCTGACCAGTGGCACCTTCCTTAGCACTCGGAACCTGTCGAATCTCTCCCGCCAAGCCGCTGTCACTGCCATCCTCGCTGTCGGCATGACCTTGGTTATCGTTTCTGCCAACATCGACCTGTCAGTCGGCTACGGTGCCGGTTTACTCGGTGCGATCGCAGCGATTGTACACGTCTGGTGGGGGCAACCGATTCTCGTCACGCTCTTCATCGTTATCTGCATCGGTATCCTAATGGGATTGATGCAGGGTTACCTCGTCGCATATCAGCGTATCCCGGCGTTTATCGTCACACTGGGCGGCTTTTTGGCGTATCGCGGCTTGATGCTGGCTTTTACCAAAGGCGAGACCATCCTGCTCCCAGACAATTGGCTCAAAGCGATTGGCAATGCCTACCTCTCGCCGATGCTCGGATGGGCACTTATGGTAGTCGGGTTAAGCATTAGTGGTTACCGATTTTACCGACAACGCGTTGGGCGGCTGCAATACGGAAACCCAGAACAAGCGTCTCTGCTCATGTTTCTATTGAAGGTCGTCGGGATGTCGGCACTGATTATCGCGTTCATCACCGTGATGAATGCGCATAAAGGCGTTCCGTTTCCAGTATGCATTCTTTTCGGATTGGCGTTCGTGTTCCATTTCATCGCGAGCCACACCCGTTTCGGACGTTACGTCTATGCGGTCGGCGGCAATGCGGAAGCAGCGTACCTCTCCGGGGTGAATGTCCGCGGTATCACGTTGCGGGTATTTGCGACGATGGGTGCCTTGATGGCAATCGCGGGGGTCGTCATGACGGCGCGTGTCGGGAGCGCGAGTCCAGAGGCAGGACGGTTGCTGGAGTTAGACGCTATCGCTGCGTGTGTTATCGGCGGTGCCAGTCTAATGGGCGGGCGCGGGAGCATCTTTGGTGCGGTTTTAGGTGCGTTCGTCATGGAAAGCCTCAACAACGGTATGAGCATGGCAAATATGGATGCTTCATGGCAGGATATTATTAAAGGCGTGGTGCTTGTTGCAGCAGTCGGTTTTGACATGGCATCACGAAGGCGATAG
- the ftsZ gene encoding cell division protein FtsZ gives MRYDSSTYTDLTDEELIQRVQDGDEAAFAQLAARHSSRIWQLVVFNSRQIRDAEEIFQDVWVAVWENIGGLREISSFGAWLRKIAWTTCRRYYAAKSHTRSEILQSAEQLAETIDRDVLARFRETELRAAVTEAVHHLPERVRAIAVLYYLELWTVNEIAEELGLAAGTVKTRLSQIRTLLREEFGVEEVKRGTTMTYEKEVAKPSGYKIKIFGVGDAGGNIIKRMMAADWKEVEFYAVNTDLEALRTCEGAMQIQIGTDTTQGFSADANPEIGRSAAEENLGTLDAVLAGARLLFVVAGMGGGTGTGAAPMIASLAREHGALTIGVVTRPFDFEGQRRAEQAEYGLQELRESTDAVIVVPNQRLMDTVEADLPTSEAFRMSNETVLRGVKSVADIIVESGEINVDFADVESVMQNAGTVLMGIGKANGENRARIAAENAVASPLLDGGKLGDAPGMIVNISAPQDFMMHELDAAMTVIKDTAPEAQIIFGLVYRDDEPETETEDTVDVTVLATGIETQSEPTTPFSTRQDGTSPEGGTYIPSKTGSEFVHLHNHSEYSMLDGACRIPDMVDWAVENSVPAVALTDHGNMFGAWELYNKATEAGVKPIIGCEVYVAQGSRKTRVQEPGGPYHLTLLAEDATGYQNLLELVSLGYTEGFNRKPRIDMEILREHRDGIIALTGCIQGQVPQLLCSNRRDEAIQSFKMLMEIMGERNLYVEIQNHYIDKELEAYPVMVQLAKEFNLPLVGTNDCHYLRKSDHEMHDVLLCIQMRKTVNDQERPRFDNHFYFKSVDEMREALKDYPPEAISNTLEIANRCNLQLDYRQDAMPKYEIPEGQTHDSYLRELCYQGLGKKYGELSEPIRQRIDYELDIIKQSGYANYFLIVADYVNYAHKQGYPLSARGSAASSLVLYALDVIGFNPMDYGCLFERFLNLERLNPPDIDIDFADRAREPVIEYLAKKYGADSVGKVATFATLGAKASIKDVGRALEVPLEKVEQLTRLIPPFPGITLDEVLERVPEFQTLAELPENKELIEISKAVEGMKRHVSCHASAIVVTEGPLTNYVPLFKDIHDQVASQFEGKIVEDVGIIKFDSLGLRSLTETHDCLQMIKANHGIEIKLAEIPFDDEQTYSLIGNGLIAGLFQLEGSSGMYRVVTELKPDNFEEFSAIPALYRPGPIENGDMQRYIDRKNGVQPVAYMHPSFEGALESTYGVCIYQEQVMQIAHDIAGFTLAEADILRAAMGKQNETLLTTQREKFVEGAVKKGFAKEEAAEIFEMLEPIGRYVFNKSHTVAYSMLAYRMAYLKAHYPHEFMAAKMTGEAGDSTKIAHYREECEKLSEFLGVTIILPDSAPL, from the coding sequence ATGCGATATGATTCATCAACGTACACAGATTTGACAGACGAAGAGCTCATTCAGCGCGTGCAAGACGGTGATGAGGCGGCATTTGCGCAGCTCGCAGCCCGCCACAGTTCCAGAATTTGGCAACTGGTTGTTTTTAACTCCCGTCAGATCCGCGATGCTGAAGAGATCTTTCAAGACGTTTGGGTTGCAGTCTGGGAAAACATCGGCGGTTTACGCGAAATCAGCAGTTTCGGTGCTTGGCTCCGAAAGATAGCCTGGACGACTTGCAGAAGGTACTACGCCGCCAAGTCGCACACCAGAAGCGAAATTCTTCAGAGTGCAGAGCAACTCGCTGAGACGATTGATCGGGATGTGCTTGCCCGTTTCCGGGAGACGGAACTTCGCGCGGCTGTAACAGAAGCCGTACACCACCTCCCAGAGCGTGTCCGCGCGATTGCGGTGTTATACTACTTAGAGTTGTGGACTGTCAACGAGATTGCAGAGGAACTTGGTTTGGCGGCGGGTACCGTCAAAACAAGACTCAGCCAAATTCGGACGCTCCTGCGTGAGGAATTTGGCGTTGAGGAAGTTAAGAGGGGAACAACTATGACGTATGAAAAAGAAGTCGCAAAGCCGTCAGGGTACAAAATTAAGATTTTCGGTGTCGGCGACGCGGGTGGGAACATCATCAAACGGATGATGGCAGCTGATTGGAAAGAAGTGGAATTTTATGCTGTGAATACAGACTTGGAAGCACTTCGCACGTGTGAAGGTGCGATGCAGATACAGATCGGGACTGACACGACGCAAGGGTTTAGCGCAGATGCGAATCCAGAGATAGGTAGAAGTGCAGCTGAGGAAAATCTGGGGACACTTGACGCTGTGCTTGCAGGCGCGCGTCTACTTTTCGTTGTAGCAGGCATGGGTGGCGGAACGGGGACAGGTGCCGCGCCTATGATCGCATCCCTTGCACGAGAGCATGGTGCCTTAACAATAGGTGTTGTAACGCGTCCGTTTGATTTTGAAGGACAACGCCGCGCCGAACAAGCAGAATACGGTCTTCAGGAACTACGAGAGAGCACCGATGCCGTTATTGTGGTGCCCAACCAGAGACTCATGGATACTGTAGAGGCAGATCTCCCAACGAGCGAAGCGTTCCGCATGAGTAATGAGACTGTGCTACGCGGTGTTAAAAGTGTCGCCGATATTATTGTGGAGTCAGGCGAAATTAACGTTGACTTCGCCGATGTAGAGAGCGTCATGCAGAATGCTGGTACGGTGTTGATGGGTATAGGAAAAGCAAACGGTGAAAATCGGGCGCGGATCGCTGCGGAAAACGCCGTTGCTTCTCCTCTCTTGGATGGTGGAAAATTGGGAGATGCCCCTGGGATGATTGTCAACATCAGCGCGCCACAAGATTTCATGATGCATGAATTGGATGCAGCGATGACGGTAATCAAAGATACTGCACCCGAAGCACAGATTATCTTTGGATTGGTCTACAGGGACGATGAGCCTGAGACTGAGACTGAAGATACAGTTGATGTCACTGTCCTGGCAACAGGAATTGAGACGCAAAGCGAACCTACCACGCCGTTCTCCACTCGGCAGGATGGCACCTCTCCTGAAGGGGGTACTTATATTCCTTCCAAAACCGGTTCCGAATTTGTTCATCTCCATAACCATAGCGAATATAGTATGCTTGATGGCGCGTGCCGTATTCCAGATATGGTGGATTGGGCAGTTGAAAATAGTGTCCCTGCCGTTGCACTTACAGACCACGGGAACATGTTCGGCGCATGGGAACTCTACAACAAGGCAACAGAAGCAGGGGTCAAACCGATCATCGGTTGTGAAGTGTATGTCGCGCAAGGGAGTCGAAAGACACGTGTGCAAGAACCGGGCGGTCCCTACCATCTCACGCTGCTTGCCGAGGATGCAACCGGCTACCAAAACCTCTTAGAACTGGTATCGCTTGGATACACGGAGGGATTCAATCGTAAGCCGCGTATTGACATGGAAATCTTGCGTGAACACCGGGATGGCATCATCGCACTGACCGGGTGTATCCAAGGACAGGTGCCACAACTCCTCTGTTCAAATCGACGCGACGAAGCGATTCAAAGTTTCAAAATGCTGATGGAGATAATGGGTGAACGAAACCTCTACGTTGAGATACAGAATCACTACATCGACAAGGAACTGGAGGCATATCCGGTGATGGTGCAGCTGGCGAAAGAGTTCAATCTGCCGCTCGTCGGTACGAATGATTGCCACTATCTCCGCAAGTCCGACCACGAAATGCACGACGTGCTTCTTTGTATCCAGATGCGGAAGACTGTCAACGACCAAGAGCGTCCGCGGTTTGACAACCACTTCTACTTTAAAAGTGTTGACGAAATGCGGGAAGCACTTAAGGATTATCCACCGGAGGCTATCAGTAATACACTTGAAATTGCGAATCGGTGCAATCTTCAACTTGACTACCGACAAGACGCAATGCCGAAATATGAGATCCCCGAAGGGCAGACACACGACAGTTATCTGAGAGAACTATGTTACCAAGGCTTAGGAAAAAAATATGGTGAACTCTCCGAACCGATCCGACAACGGATTGATTATGAATTGGATATCATCAAACAGTCAGGGTACGCCAACTATTTTCTTATTGTGGCGGATTACGTCAACTATGCCCACAAACAAGGGTACCCACTTTCTGCACGCGGTTCCGCCGCCAGTAGTCTCGTGCTGTATGCCCTTGATGTGATCGGTTTCAATCCGATGGATTACGGTTGTCTGTTTGAACGGTTTTTAAACCTTGAACGTCTCAATCCTCCGGATATTGATATTGATTTCGCTGACCGCGCTCGTGAACCTGTGATTGAATACTTGGCGAAAAAATACGGAGCGGATTCTGTCGGCAAAGTTGCGACCTTTGCGACCTTAGGTGCGAAAGCTTCTATTAAGGATGTCGGGCGGGCACTTGAGGTGCCTCTCGAAAAAGTCGAACAGTTGACGCGGCTAATTCCGCCTTTTCCCGGAATCACGCTTGATGAGGTCTTGGAACGGGTGCCCGAATTTCAGACACTCGCCGAACTCCCGGAAAATAAGGAGTTGATTGAGATTAGCAAGGCGGTGGAGGGTATGAAACGGCACGTTTCGTGTCATGCCTCCGCGATTGTCGTCACAGAGGGACCGTTGACAAACTACGTCCCATTGTTCAAGGATATACACGACCAGGTCGCATCGCAGTTTGAAGGTAAAATTGTTGAAGATGTCGGGATCATCAAATTTGATTCCCTCGGCTTACGGAGTCTTACTGAGACACACGACTGCCTTCAAATGATTAAGGCAAACCACGGCATTGAGATCAAGTTAGCGGAAATTCCATTTGACGATGAACAAACGTATTCGCTAATCGGCAACGGACTCATCGCTGGTTTGTTCCAGTTGGAAGGGTCCTCTGGTATGTATCGGGTTGTTACCGAACTCAAACCGGATAACTTTGAGGAGTTCTCCGCGATTCCCGCCCTTTATCGTCCGGGTCCGATAGAAAACGGGGACATGCAACGGTACATAGATCGAAAAAATGGAGTGCAGCCCGTGGCGTATATGCACCCCTCGTTTGAAGGCGCACTCGAAAGCACGTACGGTGTATGCATCTATCAGGAGCAGGTGATGCAAATCGCACACGATATAGCAGGCTTTACGCTCGCTGAAGCGGATATACTTCGCGCCGCGATGGGTAAGCAGAACGAGACGTTGCTTACGACACAACGTGAGAAGTTCGTTGAAGGGGCAGTCAAAAAAGGGTTCGCTAAAGAGGAAGCAGCGGAGATATTTGAGATGCTTGAACCTATTGGTCGCTATGTCTTCAACAAATCGCACACTGTCGCGTATTCTATGTTGGCGTACCGTATGGCATACCTGAAAGCCCACTATCCACACGAATTCATGGCAGCAAAGATGACCGGGGAGGCAGGCGATTCAACAAAAATTGCCCACTACCGTGAGGAATGTGAGAAACTCTCTGAATTCTTGGGTGTAACAATTATCTTGCCAGATTCCGCGCCTCTTTGA
- a CDS encoding extracellular solute-binding protein, producing the protein MSDFKPLALTIIFCLLALPVLSFAQDELIIISPHPEGIETEFGKNFEKWYEEQTGRTVKTDWRDVGGTSSNYRFIESEFKRVPDGIGIDIFFGGGTDNYLRLSNMGWLHAYKLPGPQLEQMTQSFQGIPLYDTEYQWYGAALSSFGIMYNEELRELLKLPKATAWEDLGNLELLGKIGAADPRESGSAHMVYEIILQTLGWEDGFALLTKLGGNVRGFSAGANAIPTDVVAGQVIYGLAIDFYAYGQIAVVGADKIKYVVPADGAVVTADPIAILKGAPNLPVAEKFLEFVLSEDAQKLWMLRNKPTKAQLDKAEDNPEKRSVLNKTTDPEGPEWKGGLNRASVLPALYDKLGERCIVPNPFAMEGTPFQYDSKKGGTRWNIVNDLFGILIIDSHKDLVNAWKAIQKCKDPAKREAAIAALTKMPITEAEAMELAKDAWKDPTVRNEKIKEWGQFAKEKFKEARNLAR; encoded by the coding sequence ATGTCCGACTTTAAACCCCTGGCCCTGACGATAATATTCTGTCTTTTAGCACTACCGGTGCTCTCATTCGCGCAAGACGAACTCATCATTATCTCCCCGCACCCAGAGGGTATTGAAACAGAATTTGGCAAAAATTTCGAGAAATGGTATGAGGAACAGACAGGCAGGACCGTCAAAACCGATTGGCGAGATGTCGGTGGCACCTCTTCTAACTATCGGTTTATTGAATCGGAATTTAAGCGCGTGCCCGATGGCATCGGTATCGATATCTTTTTTGGCGGCGGCACTGACAACTACCTCCGCCTGTCAAATATGGGATGGCTGCATGCTTACAAACTGCCCGGACCGCAACTTGAACAGATGACGCAATCGTTCCAAGGGATTCCACTCTATGATACTGAATATCAGTGGTATGGTGCAGCGTTATCAAGTTTCGGTATCATGTACAACGAAGAACTTCGTGAACTGTTGAAACTCCCGAAAGCCACGGCATGGGAAGATCTGGGGAATTTGGAATTGCTCGGTAAAATTGGCGCAGCGGATCCGAGAGAGAGCGGTTCCGCACACATGGTCTATGAAATCATTCTTCAAACCCTGGGATGGGAAGATGGGTTTGCACTTTTGACGAAGCTTGGCGGTAATGTGCGCGGTTTCTCGGCGGGTGCCAACGCTATTCCGACAGATGTCGTTGCTGGCCAAGTCATTTACGGACTTGCAATTGATTTTTATGCGTACGGCCAAATTGCGGTTGTCGGGGCAGATAAGATTAAATACGTAGTACCCGCCGATGGCGCGGTGGTCACGGCTGATCCGATTGCGATCCTCAAAGGTGCTCCCAATTTACCCGTTGCGGAGAAATTCCTTGAATTTGTCTTATCGGAAGACGCACAGAAACTCTGGATGCTTCGCAACAAACCCACCAAAGCCCAACTTGACAAAGCAGAGGACAACCCAGAGAAACGCTCAGTGCTTAATAAAACCACCGACCCAGAGGGTCCTGAATGGAAGGGTGGCTTGAACCGTGCCAGCGTACTTCCAGCACTCTACGATAAATTGGGAGAAAGATGTATTGTCCCGAACCCGTTTGCTATGGAAGGTACACCTTTTCAATATGACTCTAAGAAGGGCGGCACCCGGTGGAATATTGTTAACGATCTCTTCGGCATCCTGATTATCGATTCGCATAAGGATCTCGTCAACGCGTGGAAGGCGATTCAGAAGTGTAAAGACCCTGCAAAACGGGAAGCAGCGATTGCAGCTTTAACGAAGATGCCGATAACCGAAGCAGAGGCAATGGAACTCGCAAAGGATGCTTGGAAAGACCCGACAGTGCGTAACGAAAAAATCAAGGAATGGGGACAGTTCGCGAAAGAGAAGTTCAAAGAGGCGCGGAATCTGGCAAGATAA